One genomic region from Mangifera indica cultivar Alphonso chromosome 17, CATAS_Mindica_2.1, whole genome shotgun sequence encodes:
- the LOC123200443 gene encoding uncharacterized protein LOC123200443 isoform X3, translated as MAELATAAASKAAERVTETMCEFGCRHMNYVFKYQSYMKKLKEQAEDFKSRRKDVEVQAKLAERQGEEIYDEVTKWLKSVEAFMERVAKLVDDEDKAKKCCFKGLCPVLIKRYRLSKEAEEVMEEGAKVLEKGKFSRISNPPLQRSTESIFVGKEYEHFDSRESNFQEIMDALKDSTVNMIGVHGMGGVGKTTLIKKVAWKAKEDKLFDEVVIAEVTQTPDVKKIQADIAGQLGMVFRDQESLFGRADQLHHRLKKSKRILVIVDNIWKKLDLKDVGIPLSYDNKGSITEHRKESNDEPERCTILLTARMLAVLNQMKTQKNISVEPLATNDARSLFGKIVGDLSEKHGIAAEIVEKCAGSPLAITTIELSYKLLNSEEAKSLLLLCALYNDAHVSHFFSRSMGLGLFENVYSINDGSNRINSLIDYLRDSCLLLRGNDNEIVKMHDVIHTVVVSIAKEKCMFDIRDVKGIKDVLMERMYKDSIAISLSYTDTHELPERVEFPKLKLFGYYTVKDLCLQIPDHFFEGMKELKALELEGVHLLPPPPSFVSLTNLKGLCFCKCSLGDITMMGELRKLETLEFLSCDFEQLPERFKQLTGLKLLQLSDCPKLKVIPSNVIASLSQLEELYINNSFDRWEVEGQNNASLAELKALPQLNTLWIHIPNVQMIQQDFIPANLEKYEVHIGDVWDWSYAYETSRTLKLKFNGIPHIRHGIEILMEKAKYLYLDQLDGVKDMPWELDREGFPELKHLSVQNSSEILYIVNSMEYTHPNDAFPILESMFLINLSDMEKICCGLDNAKSFSQLRIIKVADCDKLRYLFSSSMAKNILLLEEINVTNCKTLEEIFGGESEDHADENRKVCKIEFKQLHSVVLQVLPQFICFGLEVVLPRLENLKLSSIKIENIWVNLLQPTPSYIQCLKSLTVEECNGLKFLFSSSMVKSFVQLQKLVICNCKSMEAVIFESRELEGANKIIQMNFPKLFYLKLQGLPKLTRFGIGNLVQFPSLNELHVESCSSLKTFFPNSSSVDVSLENSLSTNIEPLFDDKADLPGLEKLILLHLDNLQLIWHNQLRGDSFCKLKEVRFEFCKKLMTIVPSDGPQGLITFQNLETLTAKNCWYIKSLFPVSIATSLLQLKKLELFSCGLEEIVAEQEVDGTPKFLFPQLTRLKLDNLPKLKHFYMGSYTVKWPKLKELLVYKCRKIKVYALDGQSQPALFSFEKVIPNLEILGLRADNLTSSCLNRIPARSFGKLKILGLDSFDDYSVGFQFGLLQKLHNLEELGLYDCTFRELLPYEGYAGKQSSQMETFLQNLQTLRIYRCHCLTYLMSSSVICFKRIKNLEVYGCKGLENILSFSTATTLVHLTTISVIQCESMTKVIETAVDTTEEEIVFSQLKMLKLHCLKSLTCFYYTNYTFRFPCLEQVIVSQCPNMKTFSQGGGLSTPKLKKVQLTETINAESFWKDDLNSTIQHMFTNMLGFSNIENLKLSEFPELEEKIWKSEVSDGLFYNLKSLVLDAFLESSSAIPSRVLSNLKNLEILEVRSCDLLTQVFDTESPLNVDGHTSKRSHQDVLNLKNLKSLKVHNCNGLRYIFTPSIILGLVQLQDIEVKNCALIEEIIRKEGENDSEIDKIFIPQLNSISLESLPNLTRFCSGINGLACPSLKSIRVARCPEIETFVFADMNLQSNHIAPLFCDKVAFPRLEEMILLHLGKLQLIWHNQLLGDSFCKLKEVRVEFCENLMTMVPSNSTQGLLTFQNLETLTVKNCWNLKSLFPVSMAASLLQLKKLELFSCGLEIIVAKQKVNGTPKFLFPQLTRLRLDNLPELKHFYMGSYTAEWPMLKELLVYKCWKIKVYALDGESQPALFSFEKVIPNLEILGLKAYNLTSSCLDRIPTRGFGKLKILGLQSFDDYSIGFQFGLLQKLHNLEELGLYYCTFQELLPYEGCTSKQNSQIETFLQNLQTLRIWNCHHLRYLMPSSHIWFKNIKHLEVYSCNGLVKILACSVVRTLVQIKTIKIKKCKLVTEVITTEYEIETTEEEIVFNQLETLEFHCLKSLTCFCSANYAFRFPCLEQVIVSQCPNFKIFSPGGLSTPKLKKVELTKNIDAEHIWKGDLNSTIQHMCEGVS; from the exons ATGGCTGAACTGGCTACTGCAGCTGCTTCCAAAGCTGCAGAGAGGGTTACAGAGACAATGTGTGAATTTGGTTGTCGGCATATGAACTATGTCTTTAAGTACCAGAGCTACATGAAGAAGTTGAAGGAGCAAGCTGAGGACTTCAAAAGTAGAAGAAAAGATGTGGAAGTACAAGCAAAATTGGCTGAAAGACAAGGTGAAGAGATTTATGATGAAGTTACTAAGTGGCTGAAGAGTGTGGAAGCGTTCATGGAACGGGTAGCAAAGCttgttgatgatgaagataaagcaaAGAAGTGCTGTTTCAAAGGCTTGTGTCCTGTTTTGATTAAACGTTACAGGCTCAGCAAAGAAGCAGAGGAGGTCATGGAGGAAGGTGCCAAGGTcttggaaaaaggaaaattcagTAGAATTTCAAACCCACCCCTTCAACGGAGCACGGAATCCATATTCGTCGGTAAGGAGTACGAACACTTTGACTCAAGAGAGTCAAATTTTCAGGAAATTATGGATGCATTGAAAGATTCTACTGTTAATATGATTGGAGTGCACGGGATGGGTGGTGTGGGTAAAACCACACTGATCAAAAAGGTTGCTTGGAAGGCCAAGGAAGATAAGTTATTTGATGAGGTGGTGATTGCTGAGGTAACACAAACTCCAgatgttaaaaaaattcaagccGACATTGCTGGTCAATTGGGCATGGTATTTAGGGACCAGGAGAGTCTGTTTGGAAGAGCTGATCAATTACATCACAGGTTGAAGAAGTCCAAGAGAATCCTTGTAATAGTAGATAACATCTGGAAGAAGCTTGACCTGAAGGATGTTGGAATTCCTTTAAGCTATGATAATAAAGGTAGCATCACGGAACACAGGAAAGAAAGCAATGATGAGCCAGAGCGGTGCACAATATTGTTAACAGCTAGAATGTTAGCTGTCCTAAATCAAATGAAAACTCAAAAGAATATATCGGTTGAGCCTCTAGCTACTAATGATGCAAGGAGTTTGTTTGGGAAAATTGTTGGTGATTTATCAGAAAAACACGGTATAGCAGCGGAAATAGTAGAAAAATGTGCAGGGTCACCACTTGCAATTACAACA ATTGAATTGAGTTACAAATTGTTGAACAGTGAAGAAGCCAAATCATTACTTCTACTTTGTGCTCTATATAATGATGCGCATGTCTCTCACTTCTTTTCAAGAAGTATGGGGTTGGGTTTGTTTGAAAATGTTTACTCAATTAATGATGGAAGCAATAGAATAAATTCACTGATTGATTATCTCCGAGATTCGTGTTTGTTGTTGAGAGGTAACGATAACGAGATAGTCAAAATGCATGATGTTATTCATACTGTTGTTGTATCAATTGCCAAAGAGAAATGTATGTTTGATATTAGAGATGTCAAGGGCATTAAAGATGTGTTGATGGAGAGAATGTACAAAGACTCGATTGCAATTTCTCTGTCTTATACAGACACTCATGAGCTTCCTGAAAGGGTAGAGTTTCCAAAACTAAAGTTATTTGGTTATTATACTGTCAAAGATCTTTGTTTACAAATCCCAGACCACTTTTTCGAAGGAATGAAAGAACTCAAAGCACTAGAATTGGAAGGAGTTCATTTATTACCTCCACCACCATCATTTGTTTCCTTAACAAACCTTAAAGGATTGTGTTTCTGCAAGTGCTCTTTGGGGGATATAACAATGATGGGAGAGCTAAGGAAATTAGAGACTCTTGAATTTCTAAGTTGTGATTTTGAGCAGTTGCCTGAAAGATTTAAACAACTGACGGGACTTAAGTTATTACAATTGAGCGATTGTCCAAAGCTTAAAGTAATCCCATCAAATGTCATAGCCAGCTTGTCTCAATTAGAAGagctatatataaataatagctTTGATCGATGGGAAGTTGAAGGACAAAATAACGCTAGTCTTGCAGAGTTGAAGGCATTGCCTCAATTGAACACTTTATGGATACATATCCCGAATGTGCAGATGATACAACAAGACTTTATTCCAGCGAACTTAGAAAAGTATGAAGTACATATTGGAGATGTATGGGACTGGTCTTATGCATATGAAACCTCGAGAACATTGAAACTGAAGTTCAATGGAATCCCTCATATAAGGCATGGGATCGAAATTTTGATGGAGAAAGCTAAATACCTCTATCTAGATCAGCTGGATGGTGTTAAGGATATGCCTTGGGAACTTGACAGAGAAGGTTTCCCAGAATTAAAGCATCTCTCGGTACAAAATAGTTctgaaattttgtatattgtCAACTCAATGGAGTACACTCATCCTAATGATGCCTTTCCAATCTTAGAGTCAATGTTTCTTATTAATCTAAGTGATATGGAGAAGATATGTTGCGGCCTAGATAATGCAAAGTCTTTCAGccaattaagaataataaaagtAGCTGATTGTGACAAGTTGAGGTATCTCTTCTCATCCTCCATGGCCAAAAACATACTGCTGCTTGAAGAAATCAATGTAACTAATTGCAAGACGCTGGAGGAGATTTTTGGTGGAGAAAGTGAAGACCATGCTGATGAAAACAGAAAGGTTTGTAAGATTGAGTTTAAACAATTGCACTCTGTAGTACTACAAGTCCTACCGCAGTTCATATGTTTTGGCTTGGAG GTTGTGTTACCAAGATTGGAGAACTTGAAACTGTCCTCAATTAAGATTGAGAACATATGGGTTAATCTACTCCAACCAACGCCTTCCTATATTCAGTGCTTAAAAAGCTTAACAGTGGAAGAGTGTAACGGTTTGAAGTTTCTGTTTTCATCTTCTATGGTCAAAAGTTTTGTGCAACTCCAAAAGCTTGTGATATGCAACTGCAAGTCAATGGAAGCAGTGATATTTGAGTCAAGAGAATTAGAAGGAGCAAATAagataattcaaatgaattttccTAAACTATTCTACTTGAAGCTACAAGGGCTTCCAAAACTCACAAGATTTGGCATTGGAAATCTAGTTCAATTCCCTTCCCTTAATGAACTTCACGTTGAGAGTTGCTCTAGTTTAAAGACATTCTTTCCCAATTCTTCTAGTGTAGACGTGAGCTTGGAGAACAGTCTTTCTACTAATATAGAGCCCCTGTTTGATGACAAG GCTGATTTGCCAGGCTTGGAGAAGCTAATACTCTTACACTTGGATaacttgcagctgatctggcaCAATCAACTCCGTGGAGACTCCTTTTGCAAATTAAAAGAAGTGAGATTCGagttttgtaaaaaattgatgaCTATTGTTCCATCTGATGGTCCTCAAGGACTAATTACCTTTCAGAATCTAGAAACATTAACTGCTAAGAACTGTTGGTATATAAAAAGTCTGTTTCCAGTTTCTATAGCCACTAGTCTTTTACAACTCAAAAAACTTGAGCTCTTCTCCTgtggtttggaggaaattgttgCCGAGCAGGAAGTAGATGGGActccaaaatttttgtttcctcAATTAACGAGGCTCAAACTTGATAATTTACCAAAGCTCAAACATTTCTACATGGGGTCCTATACAGTGAAGTGGCCAAAGCTTAAGGAATTGCTTGTGTACAAATGTAGGAAGATAAAAGTATATGCTTTAGATGGACAGAGCCAACCTGCCCTATTTTCGTTTGAAAAG GTCATACCCAATTTGGAAATATTGGGTTTAAGAGCTGATAACTTAACATCCTCATGTCTCAACCGTATTCCAGCTAGGAGCTTTGGGAAACTTAAAATTCTTGGACTAGATAGCTTTGATGATTATTCAGTCGGGTTTCAATTTGGTCTCCTTCAAAAATTGCACAATTTAGAAGAACTCGGTCTATATGATTGTACATTCCGAGAACTACTCCCATATGAAGGATATGCAGGGAAACAAAGTTCGCAAATGGAAACATTTCTCCAAAATCTGCAAACTCTTAGAATATATAGGTGTCATTGTTTGACATATTTAATGTCATCCTCGGTCATCTGCTTCAAAAGGATTAAGAATTTGGAAGTCTATGGTTGTAAGGGGTTGGAAAATATATTGTCATTCTCAACGGCAACAACTCTTGTCCATCTCACAACAATCTCAGTAATACAATGTGAGTCAATGACAAAGGTTATAGAGACTGCGGTAGATACAACAGAAGAGGAGATTGTTTTTAGCCAGTTGAAAATGTTGAAGCTTCATTGTTTAAAAAGTCTTACATGCTTCTACTACACCAATTACACATTCCGATTCCCATGCTTAGAACAAGTAATTGTGAGTCAATGCCCCAATATGAAGACTTTTTCTCAAGGAGGAGGCTTAAGCACACCAAAATTAAAGAAGGTGCAACTAACAGAGACAATCAATGCAGAGTCTTTTTGGAAGGATGACCTTAATTCCACTATCCAACACATGTTTACAAATATG CTTGGTTTCAGCAACATAGAGAATCTAAAACTCTCTGAATTCCctgaattagaagaaaaaatttggaaatcTGAAGTTTCGGACGGcttattttataacttaaagtCACTGGTATTGGACGCATTTTTGGAATCATCAAGTGCAATTCCATCTCGTGTGTTAAGCAacttaaaaaatcttgaaatacTCGAAGTAAGAAGTTGTGATTTGTTGACACAGGTGTTTGATACAGAAAGTCCGCTAAATGTTGATGGACATACTTCAAAGAGAAGTCATCAAGATGTTTTaaacttgaagaatttgaagtcTCTTAAAGTGCACAATTGTAATGGATTGAGATATATATTTACACCGTCCATTATCCTAGGCCTTGTTCAACTCCAAGATATAGAAGTAAAAAATTGTGCTTTGATAGAAGAAATCATCAGGAAAGAGGGAGAAAATGATTCtgagattgataaaatttttatcccaCAACTCAACTCCATTAGTCTTGAGTCATTGCCAAACTTGACAAGATTCTGTTCAGGAATTAATGGTTTGGCTTGTCCATCCTTGAAAAGTATTAGAGTGGCCAGATGTCCAGAGATTGAGACATTTGTTTTCGCTGATATGAATCTCCAATCAAACCATATTGCACCTCTGTTCTGTGATAAG GTTGCTTTTCCAAGATTGGAGGAGATGATACTCTTACACCTGGGTAAGTTGCAGTTGATATGGCACAACCAACTCCTTGGAGATTCTTTTTGCAAATTAAAAGAAGTGAGAGTTGAATTCTGTGAAAATTTGATGACTATGGTTCCATCTAATAGTACTCAAGGACTTCTTACCTTTCAGAATCTAGAAACATTAACTGTTAAGAACTGTTGGAATTTAAAAAGTCTGTTTCCAGTTTCCATGGCTGCTAGTCTTTTGCAACTCAAAAAACTTGAGCTATTCTCTTGTGGTTTGGAGATAATTGTTGCCAAGCAGAAAGTAAATGGGActccaaaatttttgtttcctcAATTAACGAGGCTCAGACTTGACAATTTACCAGAGCTCAAACATTTCTACATGGGGTCCTATACAGCAGAGTGGCCAATGCTTAAGGAATTGCTTGTGTACAAATGTTGGAAGATAAAAGTATATGCTTTAGATGGAGAGAGCCAACCTGCCCTATTTTCGTTTGAAAAG GTCATACCCAATTTGGAAATATTGGGTTTAAAAGCCTATAACTTAACATCCTCATGTCTTGACCGTATTCCAACTAGGGGCTTTGGGAAACTTAAAATTCTTGGACTGCAAAGCTTTGATGATTATTCAATAGGATTTCAGTTTGGTCTCCTTCAAAAATTGCACAATTTGGAAGAACTTGGTCTATATTATTGTACATTCCAAGAACTACTCCCATATGAAGGATGTACAAGCAAACAAAACTCCCAGATCGAAACATTTCTCCAAAATCTTCAAACTCTGAGAATATGGAATTGTCATCATTTGAGATATTTGATGCCATCCTCACACATTTGGTTCAAGAACATAAAGCATTTGGAAGTCTATAGTTGTAATGGATTGGTAAAAATATTAGCATGCTCAGTAGTGAGAACTCTTGTCCaaatcaaaacaatcaaaatcaaaaaatgCAAGTTGGTAACAGAGGTTATAACAACTGAGTATGAAATAGAGACAACAGAAGAGGAGATTGTTTTCAACCAATTGGAAACGTTGGAGTTTCATTGTTTGAAAAGCCTTACATGCTTTTGCTCAGCCAATTACGCTTTCCGATTCCCATGCTTAGAACAAGTAATTGTGAGTCAATGCCccaattttaagattttttctcCTGGAGGTTTAAGCACACCAAAACTAAAGAAGGTAGAACTAACAAAGAATATTGATGCAGAACATATTTGGAAGGGTGATCTTAATTCCACTATCCAACACATGTGTGAAGGTGTGTCTTAA